Below is a window of Armatimonadota bacterium DNA.
CGGTGTAGCCGCCCAGCGGCAGGGCTTCCGGCGGAATGAGGCTGATCTCGGCGCTGCGGACAAGAAGGGGTGAAAGCGTTGAAACGGCGATTCCAGCCGCAGCGAGGATCATGCGGTGATTATGGGACCATCCGTGCGGCACCCTTCCTCGATGGTGTCCCACTTTGGGTCAGTTCACGGCGAATAAGGCGCTTCGTGAGCTTGGGTTGGTCCTGTGCGGGAGCTAACTACCTTATTGGCCCACCATGTATTCGTGGCTGGAGAATCTGGTCGCAGAGACCTGGGTAGGTTGGCGGTCTGGACCATTGTCGTTGGCTCGCTTGCCGGAATCGCTCTGTCGCCACACGTGTTCGTCGCCTGGATTTTCGACCTCCTGCTCTTCGCAACCCTCGCGTTCGTGCTTTTGCGGGCTCAGGCAGGCTATCGGGGATGGGGCGCCGCGGCCCTTGGCGGGTTCCTCGGAGCCGCCTTGCCGTTTGGGCTGATGGTCGGCTTTGGCGACCGGTTGGAGCCGTTCATGTCCCGGCACGGAGTCGACGCGCTCGCTTTCCCTTTGTTTGTGCGGATGCTGGCCATGCCGACGGCCTGTGTGCTGTGCGCTTGGACAGCCGCCGGCTTTGCCCGGGCACTACGCAAGCCATAATGGAGATGAGGCAGGCAAAAAGGGATTTCAGCATGGCAGCACCCACCCAGATCCAGTACGTTTCAGACGCAAGCGGCAAGCCCGTGGGCGTGCTCGTACCTATCGCTCTTTGGCGCGAGATTGAGTCCGAGCGTGAGACGGCGTACTTGCTGAAGAGCGAAGCCATGAAAGCCCGCCTGATCGAAGCAAAGAAGAGAAAGACCGGGACCTCGTTGAAAGATGTCCGAACCAAGCTTGGAATTTGATATTCGCGCCTTCGAAGACCTTGCCTGGTGGATTGAGCAAGAGCGCAAGAAGGCGCTTCGTATTTTCAAACTCGTATTGGAGGTGGGACGCACACCGTTTGAGGGTACAGGCAAACCCGAGCCCCTCAAGCACGAGCTTTCCGGATGCTGGTCACGGCGAATAGACCGAGAACATCGACTTGTCTACCAAGTTCTCTCTGACGGGAAGATTCGCATTCTCGCATGTCGGTACCACTACTGATGCAAGGCAAGGACCTCACCCCAGACGAAATCCTGCGCTACTCGCGGCATCTCATCATGCCGGAGGTCGGACTGGAGGGCCAGGGCAGGCTCAAGGCGGCCAGCGTGCTGCTCGTCGGCGCGGGTGGGCTCGGCTCCCCGGCAGCCATGTACCTTGCGGCTGCAGGCGTTGGCAGGCTTGGGCTGGTGGACTTCGACGTGGTCGATTTCACCAACCTCCAACGCCAGGTGATCCATGGCACGCCGGACGTCGGGAAACCCAAACTCCAGTCGGCTCAGGAGACGATCGAGGCGATCAATCCGAAGGTCCACGTTGAGCCTTATGAGACGCTTCTCAGCAGCGAGAACGCCCTCGATATCTTCCGCGGTTACGACGTGATCGTCGACGGCACCGACAACTTTCCCACTCGGTACCTGGTGAACGACGCCTGTGTGCTGCTTGGCAAACCCAACTGCTACGGCTCGATCTTCCGGTTCGACGGCCAGGCGACGGTGTTTCACCATCCGGTGGGAGAGAATGGGGGCACAGGGTACGGGGTGCAGGGTTCAGGGCCTGACGAAGATAGGGACAGAGGGAACAGGGGACAGGGAGACACGGGGAGAGGGGGACACGGAGTCGAAGGGACAGGGAGACAGGGAGAGAGGGGGACGGATTCGTCAATCGCTGATTCACAATCCACAATCCGAAATCCGCAATCTGCAATCGAACTCGGTCCCTGCTATCGGTGCCTCTATCCCGAGCCTCCACCGCCGGGCACGGTTCCGAGCTGCGCCGAGGGCGGCGTGCTGGGCATTCTGCCGGGCGTGATCGGTCTCATTCAGGCCACCGAAGCGGTAAAGATCATCCTCGGCAAGGGCGAGTCGCTTGCGGGCAGGCTGTTGCTTTACGATGCCCTGAACATGAGATTTCGGGAGCTCAAGATACGGAGAGACCCGAATTGCCCGGTTTGTGGGGACCATCCGATGGTCACCAAGCTTGTCGATTACCACTCCTTCTGCGGCGTTCCGGGGCACGGGGTCAACCAGGCGCTCTACGAAGATGAGATCGAGCCAACAGCCCTTAGGGCCATGGCCAAAAAGGGGGACCGGTATGTGCTCATCGACGTTCGCGAGCCGCACGAATACGAGATCAACCGGATCGAGGGCTCGAAGCTGATCCCTTTGCGCGACCTCCCTGAGCGGGTCAGCGAGCTGGACTCAGCAGACGAAATCGTGGTGCACTGCCTGGTGGGCCAGAGAAGCGCCGAGGCGTGCCAGTTCCTGAAGACCGCCGGGTTCAAGAAGGTCCGCAACCTGCGCGGAGGCATTCGCAAATGGATCGACGACGTCGAGCCGGATATGGTGCGGTACTAGGCGCACTTCACAGGTCTTCTCCGCCTCCCCTTGTCGCGAATCGATTAGGGGAGGGGGAGGGAGGTTCCGGCATTAAGGACATTGGGACGACGGGTCAGGGAACCGTAGCCGCGGGTCTTTAACCTCCGGCCGGGGATTCAGGGGATAGCTCTTGCGGTCGCCAAATCTGGCGGTCTTTGCTAAGGCTTCGACTAAAATGTCCAAACCATGGTTACTCCAAACTCCGTCGCCGAGCATCTGGGCTCTCTTTCACCGGAAATCCGCGAGTCTGTCGAGAAGCTCCGCGCCAAGGTCCTTGAGCTTGTGCCAGAAGCGGTGGAAACCATCAGCTACGGGATCCCTACGGTCAAGATGCGTGGCCGCGGGATCGTCCATTACGCAGGGTTCAAGAACCACTGCAGCTTCTTCCCCGGCGGCGCCATCGTGGATCGCTACGCAGAGGAGCTCCAGGGCTACAAGACCAGCAAAGGAACGATCCAGTTCACCCCTGACCACCCCCTTCCCGACGCCCTGATCGAGAAGATCATCCGGGACCGCATCGAAGCCGAGCTACCGAAAATGAAGGAATAGGCCACCTTTGGGAGTGCGCGGACTTGTCCGCGTGGTTCTTACCATCGCAGGCTAAAGCCTGCGACTACGGGCCCAAAGAACATCCAGGAAGCAGGCTAAAGCAAGCGGC
It encodes the following:
- a CDS encoding prevent-host-death protein, with translation MAAPTQIQYVSDASGKPVGVLVPIALWREIESERETAYLLKSEAMKARLIEAKKRKTGTSLKDVRTKLGI
- a CDS encoding Txe/YoeB family addiction module toxin, whose protein sequence is MSEPSLEFDIRAFEDLAWWIEQERKKALRIFKLVLEVGRTPFEGTGKPEPLKHELSGCWSRRIDREHRLVYQVLSDGKIRILACRYHY
- a CDS encoding ThiF family adenylyltransferase, coding for MSVPLLMQGKDLTPDEILRYSRHLIMPEVGLEGQGRLKAASVLLVGAGGLGSPAAMYLAAAGVGRLGLVDFDVVDFTNLQRQVIHGTPDVGKPKLQSAQETIEAINPKVHVEPYETLLSSENALDIFRGYDVIVDGTDNFPTRYLVNDACVLLGKPNCYGSIFRFDGQATVFHHPVGENGGTGYGVQGSGPDEDRDRGNRGQGDTGRGGHGVEGTGRQGERGTDSSIADSQSTIRNPQSAIELGPCYRCLYPEPPPPGTVPSCAEGGVLGILPGVIGLIQATEAVKIILGKGESLAGRLLLYDALNMRFRELKIRRDPNCPVCGDHPMVTKLVDYHSFCGVPGHGVNQALYEDEIEPTALRAMAKKGDRYVLIDVREPHEYEINRIEGSKLIPLRDLPERVSELDSADEIVVHCLVGQRSAEACQFLKTAGFKKVRNLRGGIRKWIDDVEPDMVRY
- a CDS encoding DUF1801 domain-containing protein, with the protein product MVTPNSVAEHLGSLSPEIRESVEKLRAKVLELVPEAVETISYGIPTVKMRGRGIVHYAGFKNHCSFFPGGAIVDRYAEELQGYKTSKGTIQFTPDHPLPDALIEKIIRDRIEAELPKMKE